The sequence below is a genomic window from Sorangiineae bacterium MSr12523.
CCGGCCAGGGCGATAAGACCGAGGAGAACCACGCCGCGGGCGATCATGGTGCGGCGCCCTTTCGCTCGATGAAGTCTGTGGGGAGCGCGTCGGTGCGCATGGCGATGCCGTAGTCACGGCAGGCGGTGTCGCCGCGGCTGGTGACGCCGATGATCTCTTCGCCGGTGCCGTCTCCCCGCATGCGAAGAACGGGGCCGCCCGAGTCGCCGGCGCAGGTCATCGCCGGTTGCGGAACATAGGTGAACTCGCGCGCGCGAACCTCGGTCACGTTCACGTTGCCCGTGCGTTTGCGCCCCATGCCATATCCCACGGCGCGCGCCGCAGAAGGCTCGATGCCGGCGCCGGAGCGCGCGATGGGGAGCGGCGACACCGTGGCGGGTTGCTCCAGATCGAGCACCGCGACATCGTTGTCCAGACCGTCCGCATGATAGTCGGGGTGAATGCGAACGCCGGTCACCCGAAAAAAGCGGCCTTGCAGGCCGGTGCCTGGCTCGCCGCGGCCAAGATCTGCCTGCGATCCGAAGACGACGGCCAGCGACGACGGGGCGGCATCGCGCACGCAATGGGCGGCGGTCAACACGACCTGCGGGCGCACGAGCGTGCCGGTGCACATGGGTGCCCCCGCGCGCATGCACTCGACGTTCAACATGTTGACGGCCACCACTGCTTCATCCTCCTCGTCGTCTTGCCCGTTAATAATGGCCTGCTCGTTTCGATCCGTGGTCTCCTCCGAGGCACACCGGCCGGCCGGCTCGCCGACGCCGCCGCCATCGCTGCTGCAGGCCAATAGGCCCAAAAGAGTTAGCAGTCCGTGTCTTGGAATTGGCAAAAGCAATCGCATTTGCCGTCGCCCTTCCACGACGTGGGGCAGTTACCCTTGCGGCTGGTTCCGCGCCAGTCGTAATCGCACGAGGGCGCGCTCGCTTCGTCGTCGATGCACGAAGTGAATTGGTCGTCGCAATAGGCGCTCGCCAGCGCGTGCCCGCCGTGCTTCGTCGTGCGCACGCACTGATCGTGGTTCGTGCAATCTTTGGTGAACTGCGAGCCCGTGCTGCTGGTGCCGCAGTTGCCGTAGTTGGAGCCGTTGAAGTTCTCACCCAGTTTTTTGCCGGTGTCGCAGCAGTCGCCGGTCCACGAGCACTTGTTGCAGTCGTGGCAGCCCGTCACCGTCGTGTTGGTGGCGGCGTAGCGGCGCCAGCTCGTCCAGCTGCGTGCAGCCTCGCCGGTGAGCGTCTTGTTCAAGGGAACCGACGAAGGCCAGAGAGACCACTGCGCATCCACCACGCGGAACAGCCGCTCCTCGGCCTTGGTGAGCTGGCGCGCGCGGTCGTAGTCTTCCTTGCTCTCCACGTGATCGACGGGCGGATAGAACGTCGTCT
It includes:
- a CDS encoding trypsin-like serine protease — protein: MGLLACSSDGGGVGEPAGRCASEETTDRNEQAIINGQDDEEDEAVVAVNMLNVECMRAGAPMCTGTLVRPQVVLTAAHCVRDAAPSSLAVVFGSQADLGRGEPGTGLQGRFFRVTGVRIHPDYHADGLDNDVAVLDLEQPATVSPLPIARSGAGIEPSAARAVGYGMGRKRTGNVNVTEVRAREFTYVPQPAMTCAGDSGGPVLRMRGDGTGEEIIGVTSRGDTACRDYGIAMRTDALPTDFIERKGAAP